In Archangium violaceum, the following are encoded in one genomic region:
- a CDS encoding DUF72 domain-containing protein: MIRIGPAGWSYDDWAGVVYPKPKPKGFDPLAFLARYFDALELNTSFYGPISRRNAELWVERTDFNPDFRFTAKLWRRFTHERGEAWTADEVRQTREGLDAIHEAGRLGAVLVQFPWSFRNDEENRDWLDALVSEFSDWPLALEVRHESWNEPDVFAELAERGVGFVNIDQPLFQNSLGPSARVTSSVGYVRVHGRNYRNWFRKTASALERYDYLYTAKELKPWAARTQEIAAHPRVSDVYVVTNNHVRGKGVVNAMMLQTMLTGRRVHAPEALLREYRDTLGPYVLPPEEEAAEAPGASPAG, encoded by the coding sequence GTGATTCGCATCGGACCGGCGGGATGGAGCTACGATGACTGGGCGGGGGTGGTGTACCCGAAGCCGAAGCCGAAGGGGTTCGACCCGCTGGCCTTCCTGGCGAGGTACTTCGACGCGCTGGAGCTGAACACCAGTTTCTACGGGCCCATCAGCCGGCGCAACGCGGAGCTCTGGGTGGAGCGCACGGACTTCAACCCGGACTTCCGCTTCACGGCGAAGCTGTGGCGGCGCTTCACCCACGAGCGCGGCGAGGCGTGGACGGCCGACGAGGTGCGGCAGACGCGCGAGGGGCTGGATGCCATCCACGAGGCCGGCAGACTGGGAGCGGTGCTGGTGCAGTTCCCCTGGTCGTTCCGCAACGACGAGGAGAACCGGGACTGGCTGGACGCGCTGGTGTCCGAGTTCTCGGACTGGCCGTTGGCGTTGGAGGTGCGGCACGAGTCCTGGAACGAGCCGGACGTCTTCGCGGAGCTGGCCGAGCGCGGAGTGGGTTTCGTGAACATCGACCAACCGCTCTTCCAGAACTCACTGGGGCCGAGCGCGCGGGTGACCTCGTCGGTGGGCTACGTGCGGGTGCACGGGCGCAACTACCGCAACTGGTTCCGCAAGACGGCGAGCGCGCTGGAGCGCTACGACTATCTGTACACGGCGAAGGAGCTGAAGCCCTGGGCCGCGCGCACGCAGGAGATAGCGGCGCACCCGCGGGTGAGTGACGTGTACGTGGTCACCAACAACCACGTGCGGGGCAAGGGCGTGGTCAACGCGATGATGCTGCAGACGATGCTCACCGGCCGGAGGGTGCACGCCCCGGAGGCCCTGCTGCGCGAGTACCGCGACACGCTCGGGCCCTACGTGTTGCCGCCGGAGGAGGAGGCTGCCGAGGCCCCTGGAGCCAGCCCCGCGGGGTGA
- a CDS encoding imm11 family protein, with amino-acid sequence MTAQARYYKLYDDKYIPGRWHLRMPLGTEDEVFDTWRFHEGRALDIKEPICLSVKPAGVALEFSHSMGIPIVNRRVVSLFERLGIEEEVQFVPVEVEGQSEPWFILNALQVIRCIDDARCEEVLYWRPEDGEPERVGEYRNVAGMKIDPTKVGDASIFRPWGWLVVLIVSERVKLAMEQEGITGIKFIEV; translated from the coding sequence ATGACGGCGCAAGCAAGATATTACAAGCTATACGATGATAAATACATTCCAGGGCGTTGGCACCTGCGGATGCCTCTAGGAACAGAGGATGAGGTGTTCGACACCTGGCGGTTCCACGAGGGACGGGCCCTGGATATCAAGGAACCCATTTGCTTATCCGTGAAACCCGCGGGTGTTGCGCTCGAATTCTCTCATTCCATGGGGATTCCCATCGTCAACCGTCGTGTCGTTTCTCTCTTCGAGCGTCTGGGGATTGAGGAGGAGGTGCAGTTCGTCCCCGTTGAGGTGGAGGGCCAGTCGGAGCCCTGGTTCATCCTCAATGCCTTGCAAGTCATCCGATGTATCGATGATGCCCGGTGTGAGGAGGTGCTCTACTGGAGGCCAGAGGATGGCGAGCCGGAGAGGGTAGGTGAATACCGGAACGTGGCGGGCATGAAGATAGATCCGACGAAGGTTGGGGACGCCAGCATCTTCCGTCCCTGGGGCTGGCTGGTGGTCCTCATCGTCTCCGAGCGTGTCAAGCTGGCCATGGAGCAAGAGGGCATTACAGGCATCAAATTCATCGAGGTCTGA
- a CDS encoding lipase family alpha/beta hydrolase, translating to MKTLHRSYILLLLGAVLAGCTVARVHVPPPTGDEVTLLVPGYHGSFLVTEGPEPERAWISVGQAFSRGERTLALPFPGQRPVPVYGPLRPDGPLTQLSAVFVSVDAYRTFMEFSRDHLPGFVPFSYDWRRDVRESAGQLCARIEQLVAEGGGRRKVNIVAHSMGGLVTMHCLLHGGAQAGERPWAGAEHVKRVVILGTPFTGGPGIFDDLLVGTETMRNRALLAPEAMFTFASAFQLLPWRSDFFVDAEGGPVELDAFDPAVWLKQGWGLFADPALRENEAYRAQLVRMLDAHRELTEALALKPGLPPAPFEMLVVVGKGRPTVSGVRVVDGKLDLEHPPRADGDGSVLASRALPVGSIPFRHLDSPAEHLALMSDPEVLQSVERFLRGETVGTAR from the coding sequence ATGAAGACACTCCACCGCTCGTACATCCTGTTGCTGCTGGGCGCGGTGCTCGCCGGTTGCACCGTCGCCCGCGTCCATGTGCCACCGCCCACGGGGGACGAGGTCACCCTGCTGGTTCCGGGCTATCACGGCAGCTTCCTCGTCACCGAGGGCCCGGAGCCCGAGCGGGCCTGGATCTCGGTGGGACAGGCGTTCTCGCGCGGAGAGCGCACGCTCGCCCTTCCCTTCCCCGGACAGCGCCCCGTGCCTGTCTATGGGCCCCTGCGCCCGGATGGCCCGCTCACCCAGCTCTCGGCGGTCTTCGTGTCGGTGGACGCGTACCGCACGTTCATGGAGTTCAGCCGCGACCACCTGCCGGGCTTCGTTCCGTTCTCCTATGACTGGCGGCGGGACGTGCGCGAGAGCGCGGGCCAGCTGTGCGCGCGCATCGAGCAGCTCGTGGCGGAAGGGGGAGGGCGGCGCAAGGTGAACATCGTGGCCCACAGCATGGGCGGGCTGGTGACGATGCACTGTCTGCTCCACGGAGGCGCGCAGGCGGGCGAGCGCCCCTGGGCCGGTGCCGAGCACGTGAAGCGCGTGGTGATTCTCGGTACCCCGTTCACCGGCGGTCCGGGCATCTTCGATGACCTGCTGGTGGGCACGGAGACGATGCGCAACCGCGCGCTGCTCGCGCCCGAGGCGATGTTCACCTTCGCCTCGGCCTTCCAGCTGCTGCCCTGGCGCAGTGACTTCTTCGTGGACGCGGAGGGCGGGCCCGTCGAGCTGGATGCCTTCGATCCGGCCGTCTGGTTGAAGCAGGGCTGGGGCCTGTTCGCGGACCCCGCGCTGCGCGAGAACGAGGCCTACCGCGCGCAGCTCGTCCGCATGCTGGACGCGCACCGGGAGCTGACCGAGGCGCTCGCGCTGAAGCCCGGGTTGCCTCCGGCTCCCTTCGAGATGCTCGTGGTGGTGGGCAAGGGGCGGCCCACGGTGAGCGGCGTGCGGGTGGTGGATGGGAAGCTCGACCTGGAGCACCCGCCGCGCGCGGACGGGGACGGGTCCGTGCTGGCCTCGCGCGCCTTGCCCGTAGGGTCCATTCCCTTCCGCCACCTGGACAGCCCGGCCGAGCACCTGGCGCTCATGTCGGACCCCGAGGTGCTCCAGTCCGTGGAGCGCTTCCTCCGAGGCGAGACGGTGGGGACGGCGCGGTAG
- a CDS encoding FAD-dependent monooxygenase produces the protein MKRVLIVGAGPAGAALAYILASRGVPVHLLERQRDFSREFRGEGFQPSGRDVLHQMGLGARFEALPSVRLASLAVWRGSRRLVSVDVPESARDNVARIVSQPALLEMLVEEAGRFPHFRLERGVAVRDVVREGGRVVGVRVERDGHEEELRADFIIGTDGRNSVLRRKADLHEERVPQSFDILWCKVPLPPSWRPGHSEIYATVGGACLSFPSYDGTLQLGWSMGKGQFKQLRGRGVDAWMEELARAVRPELAEHVLAHREQVSHPFLLDVICDRLVRWTAPGLLLIGDAAHPMSPVGGQGVNVALRDALVAANHLFPVLAADGSPEALDAAAARVQAERLPEVTDIQSIQTRQARFLSGTGLLPRLLMASLPLLGKLGVLRDFAIAGDRRFQGVLRPLRLAV, from the coding sequence ATGAAGCGGGTTCTCATCGTCGGAGCGGGACCGGCGGGCGCCGCCCTGGCCTACATCCTCGCCAGCCGGGGCGTGCCGGTGCACCTGCTGGAGCGCCAGCGGGACTTCTCGCGCGAGTTCCGTGGCGAGGGCTTCCAGCCGAGCGGCCGGGACGTGCTGCACCAGATGGGGTTGGGCGCGCGCTTCGAGGCGCTGCCGTCGGTGCGGCTGGCGAGTCTCGCGGTGTGGAGGGGCTCGCGGCGGCTGGTGTCGGTGGACGTGCCCGAGTCGGCCCGCGACAACGTGGCGCGCATCGTGAGCCAGCCGGCGCTGCTGGAGATGCTGGTGGAGGAGGCGGGGCGCTTCCCGCACTTCCGCCTGGAGCGGGGCGTGGCGGTGCGGGACGTGGTGCGCGAGGGCGGGCGCGTGGTGGGCGTGCGCGTGGAGCGGGACGGGCACGAGGAGGAGCTGCGAGCGGACTTCATCATCGGCACGGACGGGCGCAACTCGGTGCTGCGCCGCAAGGCGGACCTGCACGAGGAGCGCGTGCCCCAGTCCTTCGACATCCTGTGGTGCAAGGTGCCGCTTCCTCCCTCGTGGCGGCCGGGCCACTCGGAGATCTACGCCACCGTGGGCGGTGCATGCCTGTCCTTCCCCTCCTATGACGGGACGCTGCAGCTGGGCTGGAGCATGGGGAAGGGCCAGTTCAAGCAACTGCGCGGCAGGGGCGTGGATGCGTGGATGGAGGAGCTGGCCCGGGCGGTGCGGCCGGAGCTGGCCGAGCACGTCCTCGCGCACCGGGAGCAGGTGAGCCATCCGTTCCTCCTGGATGTCATCTGCGACCGGCTGGTGCGCTGGACGGCACCAGGGTTGCTGCTCATCGGGGACGCGGCGCACCCCATGTCGCCCGTGGGCGGGCAGGGGGTGAACGTGGCGCTGCGCGATGCACTGGTGGCCGCCAACCACCTGTTCCCGGTGCTCGCCGCGGACGGCTCCCCCGAGGCGCTGGATGCCGCGGCCGCGCGCGTCCAGGCGGAGCGGTTGCCCGAGGTGACCGACATCCAGAGTATCCAGACGCGGCAAGCGCGCTTCCTGAGTGGGACAGGGCTGTTGCCGCGGCTGCTGATGGCCTCCCTGCCGCTGCTGGGGAAGCTGGGCGTCCTGCGTGACTTCGCCATTGCCGGGGACCGGCGCTTCCAGGGCGTGCTGAGGCCCCTGCGGCTCGCGGTCTGA
- a CDS encoding TetR/AcrR family transcriptional regulator, with translation MPRPRFEKLPPERRAHILEVAAREFGALGYEGASLNRILEKAELSKGAAYYYFDDKADLFLAVVQHSMEQLMLVAQLRPEELRADTFWDVARATYRRQFLIFRQHPWLMGVARAVWTLPAQLREGGPLAVLFEQGQSVSRAILERGRELGVVRDDVPVELLVEWVGAIDGTGDRWLLANWERLDDEALQRHADLVVDGFRRLLTPAQPGGKS, from the coding sequence ATGCCCCGTCCGCGTTTCGAGAAGCTTCCCCCCGAGCGCCGCGCCCACATCCTGGAGGTGGCGGCGCGCGAGTTCGGCGCGCTCGGCTACGAGGGGGCGTCGCTCAACCGCATCCTGGAGAAGGCGGAGCTGAGCAAGGGCGCGGCCTACTACTACTTCGACGACAAGGCGGACCTGTTCCTCGCGGTGGTCCAGCACAGCATGGAGCAGCTGATGCTCGTGGCCCAGCTGCGGCCGGAAGAGCTGCGCGCGGACACCTTCTGGGACGTCGCGCGCGCCACCTACCGGCGCCAGTTCCTCATCTTCCGCCAGCATCCATGGCTCATGGGTGTGGCGCGCGCGGTGTGGACGCTGCCGGCGCAGCTGCGCGAGGGAGGACCGCTAGCGGTCCTCTTCGAGCAGGGCCAGTCCGTCTCGCGAGCGATCCTCGAGCGAGGCCGCGAGCTGGGCGTCGTGCGCGACGACGTGCCCGTGGAGCTGCTCGTGGAGTGGGTGGGCGCCATCGATGGCACTGGAGACAGGTGGCTGCTCGCGAACTGGGAGCGGCTCGATGACGAGGCCCTGCAGCGGCACGCGGACCTCGTCGTGGATGGCTTTCGCCGGCTGCTCACGCCGGCCCAACCGGGAGGGAAGTCATGA
- a CDS encoding YybH family protein, which yields MKRDNEEQVIKATLKGFSEAWLAGSMDAVMQLWDPSAAEEMTYEPVEHTSPILGRDALRQYFVQAIAGHVMTHTDMLAPVVRFLSGDLAYAICNYRWVSETANGQHSDDITRATCVLRKRAHRWYFLHMHESLGVGG from the coding sequence ATGAAGCGCGACAACGAAGAACAGGTCATCAAGGCAACCCTGAAGGGCTTCTCGGAGGCGTGGCTCGCCGGAAGCATGGACGCGGTGATGCAGCTGTGGGATCCCTCCGCCGCGGAGGAGATGACCTACGAGCCCGTCGAGCACACCTCGCCCATCCTCGGACGCGATGCCCTGAGGCAGTACTTCGTCCAGGCCATCGCGGGGCACGTGATGACCCATACCGACATGCTGGCTCCGGTCGTGCGCTTCCTGAGCGGTGACCTCGCCTACGCCATCTGCAACTACCGCTGGGTGTCCGAGACGGCCAACGGCCAGCACTCCGACGACATCACCCGGGCCACCTGCGTCCTGCGCAAGCGCGCTCACCGGTGGTACTTCCTGCACATGCACGAGTCGCTGGGCGTGGGAGGGTAG
- a CDS encoding zinc-dependent alcohol dehydrogenase family protein, which produces MRAMVLPAPGQPLRLEERPIPEPGPEQLLLRVHACAVCRTDVHVTDGELTRPKLPLVLGHEIIGRVVKAGEHARIFAPGTRVGVPWLGWSDGTCHYCLSGRENLCDNARFTGYQIDGGYADYAVADHRFCFPIPEGYPDLQAAPLLCAGLIGYRCLRMAGNAERLGLYGFGAAAHVIIQVARYQGRRVFGFTRPGDVAAQDFALRLGAEWAGDSDVPPPVQLDAAILFAPVGSLVPAALASVVKGGTVVCGGIHMSDIPAFPYSLLWGERTVRSVANLTRQDGLDFLALAPRVPVHTEVQAFPLEAANEALAALREGRVRGAAVLDMGISAPALGR; this is translated from the coding sequence ATGCGTGCCATGGTGCTTCCCGCTCCCGGGCAGCCGCTCCGGTTGGAGGAGCGACCCATTCCGGAGCCGGGTCCCGAGCAGCTCCTGCTGAGAGTCCATGCGTGCGCGGTGTGCCGCACGGACGTGCACGTGACGGATGGCGAGCTGACGCGCCCCAAGCTGCCGCTGGTGCTGGGGCACGAGATCATCGGCAGGGTGGTGAAGGCGGGTGAGCACGCGCGAATCTTCGCTCCAGGTACCCGGGTGGGCGTGCCGTGGCTGGGGTGGAGTGACGGGACGTGTCACTACTGCCTGTCGGGCCGGGAGAACCTCTGCGACAACGCCCGCTTCACCGGCTATCAGATCGACGGCGGTTACGCCGACTACGCCGTGGCGGACCACCGCTTCTGCTTTCCCATCCCCGAGGGCTACCCGGACCTGCAGGCGGCACCGCTGTTGTGCGCGGGGCTCATCGGCTACCGCTGCCTGCGCATGGCTGGCAACGCCGAGCGGCTGGGCCTGTACGGCTTCGGCGCGGCGGCGCACGTCATCATCCAGGTGGCTCGCTACCAGGGCCGGCGGGTGTTCGGCTTCACGCGCCCGGGAGACGTGGCGGCGCAGGACTTCGCGCTGCGGTTGGGGGCCGAGTGGGCGGGGGACTCGGACGTGCCGCCGCCCGTGCAGCTGGACGCCGCCATCCTCTTCGCGCCCGTGGGGAGCCTGGTCCCCGCCGCGCTGGCCTCCGTGGTGAAGGGTGGCACCGTGGTGTGCGGGGGCATCCACATGAGCGACATCCCCGCGTTCCCCTACTCACTGCTGTGGGGGGAGCGCACCGTGCGCTCGGTGGCCAACCTCACGCGGCAGGACGGGCTGGACTTCCTCGCGCTCGCGCCCCGGGTGCCGGTGCACACCGAGGTGCAAGCCTTCCCCCTCGAGGCCGCCAACGAGGCGCTGGCGGCGCTGCGAGAGGGACGGGTACGCGGCGCGGCGGTGCTGGACATGGGCATCTCCGCCCCCGCCCTGGGCCGGTGA
- a CDS encoding LA_2272 family surface repeat-containing protein, whose amino-acid sequence MKLEVSVCAGVMAAMVGFSAGAEQPEPAPLPATVEASQQAPAQDVHMPVNLSILPGISTNGFTSGNVVNNLSIGLLATHAGRVDGLATSIVGNWVDRELRGAEFAVVANYAGQVKGAQASVITNVAGGSMRGLQAVVGVNVAAGEMVGAQLSSGVNIASGETRGLQAAVGLNIAPAMTGMQLSTGVSLARSLDGVQLSLLNVGGDVNGAQVGLVNIARRMKGLQLGLLNVAGEAEGAPIGLLSIVGNGQFHLQAWASDVMLTNVALKIGGKNVHTLLTVGMEPGREGQQRRWSAGLGLGGHIPFGGFFVDVDAIASSLREGNFLGSSNDLLAQLRLVGGWQLASHLAVFGGVTANTLISFQGEGLKEMDRFGLGRVYGSEDTSVRLWPGLVAGIQI is encoded by the coding sequence ATGAAGCTCGAGGTCTCGGTGTGCGCGGGAGTGATGGCGGCGATGGTGGGGTTCTCGGCGGGCGCCGAACAGCCGGAGCCCGCGCCGCTGCCCGCGACGGTGGAGGCCTCCCAGCAGGCCCCGGCGCAGGACGTCCACATGCCCGTGAATCTCTCCATCCTGCCCGGCATCAGCACCAACGGGTTCACGAGCGGCAACGTGGTGAACAACCTCTCCATTGGATTGCTCGCCACCCACGCGGGCCGGGTGGACGGTCTGGCCACGTCCATCGTGGGCAACTGGGTGGACCGGGAGCTGCGGGGCGCCGAGTTCGCGGTGGTCGCCAACTACGCCGGCCAGGTGAAGGGGGCGCAGGCCTCGGTGATCACCAATGTGGCCGGGGGGTCGATGCGGGGCCTGCAGGCGGTCGTGGGCGTCAACGTCGCGGCCGGCGAGATGGTGGGCGCGCAGCTCTCCAGCGGCGTCAACATCGCGTCGGGTGAGACGCGCGGCCTTCAGGCGGCGGTGGGTCTCAACATCGCCCCGGCCATGACGGGCATGCAGCTGTCCACGGGGGTGAGCCTCGCGCGGAGCCTCGATGGCGTCCAGCTCTCCCTCCTCAACGTGGGCGGGGACGTGAACGGGGCGCAGGTGGGCCTCGTCAACATCGCACGGCGGATGAAGGGCCTGCAGCTGGGCCTCCTCAACGTGGCTGGAGAGGCGGAGGGCGCTCCCATCGGCCTGCTGAGCATCGTGGGCAATGGCCAGTTCCACCTGCAGGCCTGGGCCAGCGACGTCATGCTGACGAACGTGGCGCTGAAGATCGGCGGCAAGAACGTCCACACCCTCCTCACGGTGGGGATGGAGCCCGGCCGCGAGGGCCAGCAGCGCCGCTGGTCGGCGGGTCTCGGGCTGGGGGGCCACATCCCCTTCGGAGGCTTCTTCGTCGACGTGGATGCCATCGCCTCCTCCCTGCGCGAGGGCAACTTCCTCGGTTCGAGCAATGACCTGCTGGCGCAGCTGCGGTTGGTGGGCGGTTGGCAGCTGGCCTCGCACCTGGCGGTCTTCGGCGGGGTGACGGCCAATACCCTCATCTCCTTCCAGGGCGAGGGGCTGAAGGAGATGGATCGTTTCGGCCTGGGCCGGGTCTACGGGTCGGAAGACACGAGCGTGCGGCTGTGGCCGGGCCTCGTCGCTGGCATCCAGATCTGA
- a CDS encoding aldo/keto reductase yields MLTRTIPKSGEKLPVIGLGTWQTFDVGPSPAERKEQKAVLKRFLAAGARVIDSSPMYGRAEQVVGDLLRELGEERTPFLATKVWTSGQEAGQTQMRDSLRKMGHGQLDLMQVHNLVDWRTHLPTLREWKSTGRIRYLGVTHYLRSAFDDLEKLIREESLDFVQLPYSIAMRDAEERLLPAAAEHGTAVLVMRPFESGDLFRRVKGKSLPPWAADFDCKSWAEFFLKYILGHPAVTCPIPATSNPRHLEDNLRAGTGRLPDTKTRARMVEYLGL; encoded by the coding sequence ATGCTGACGCGCACCATTCCCAAGAGCGGCGAGAAGCTGCCCGTCATCGGCCTCGGAACGTGGCAGACCTTCGACGTGGGGCCCTCCCCCGCCGAGCGCAAGGAGCAGAAGGCGGTCCTCAAACGCTTCCTCGCGGCCGGCGCCCGGGTCATCGACTCCTCCCCCATGTACGGCCGCGCCGAGCAGGTGGTGGGGGACCTGTTGCGGGAGCTCGGGGAGGAGCGCACCCCCTTCCTGGCCACCAAGGTGTGGACCTCGGGCCAGGAGGCCGGCCAGACGCAGATGCGTGACTCGCTGCGCAAGATGGGCCACGGGCAGCTGGACCTGATGCAGGTGCACAACCTCGTGGACTGGCGCACCCACCTGCCCACCCTGCGCGAGTGGAAGTCCACCGGGCGCATCCGCTACCTCGGTGTCACCCACTACCTGCGGAGCGCCTTCGACGACCTGGAGAAGCTCATCCGCGAGGAGTCACTGGACTTCGTGCAGCTGCCCTACTCCATTGCGATGCGCGACGCGGAGGAGCGGCTGCTGCCCGCGGCCGCCGAGCACGGCACCGCGGTGCTGGTGATGCGCCCCTTCGAGAGCGGGGACCTCTTCCGGCGGGTGAAGGGCAAGTCGCTGCCCCCGTGGGCCGCCGACTTCGACTGCAAGAGCTGGGCGGAATTCTTCCTCAAATACATCCTCGGGCACCCGGCGGTGACGTGCCCCATCCCGGCCACGAGCAACCCGCGACACCTCGAGGACAACCTGCGCGCGGGCACCGGGCGCCTGCCCGACACGAAGACCCGGGCCCGCATGGTGGAGTACCTCGGCCTGTAG